TACCACAGGGGAAACCATCAGTGTCTTCAGCAAGCAGGCCGGCCGGCGAGGCTCACAAGGGCCACCTCGGTGGGACGACGTCGTGCCGCGGAGCAAGCTGGTGACGCGAGCTCGCCGGATTGCAAAGTCACTGGTGTTTCTGAAACATCGCCGGTGTTGTAATTTTTCTGGAAACATAACTGTTGTTGCAGAGATGCGGGTCTGTGAGCTCGCCGAATTGCACAGTCGCCGGTGTTTCTAAACCTTAGTCGATGTTGTAATTTTTCTGAAACATCGCTGTTGTTGCGGAGACGTGGGAGTGCGAGCTCATCGGATTTGCAAATGTCATCGATGTTCTTGAAACAAAGCTTTTGTTGCAAAGAGGGATCGTACGGTGAGCAATATAGATTGGACGGCTCACAAACAGGCGGATCTTTTGAAAATATAGATTGGAGGGCTCACGAACAGGCGGGTCTTTTGAAAATATAGATTGAACGGCTCACGAACAAGCGGATCTTTTCAAAAGATCAGCCGGCTAACGAATAGCACGCCCGAAAAAGAGGGGCCTCGTCCTCTTGTATTCGCgagtaaaaataaaataaaaaaatagctGCACCGGAGTCGGCAGCGGGGAAAGGATCCGGTCCATCATTTTCTGATCTGAACGTGCCGCCCGCTGGCTGCCGCCGAATTAACAACTGAACGTGCGGCACGAGGGGAGTACCATCCACCACGTTGCAACTATCGCGCTGTCGTCCAGCACGTGTTCTTCGTGCCAAAGGCGACCAGAAAGAAAGAAACAGCCCGCGTCCCGCATTTGACAGCAACTGCCCACAGGATGCGCGATTCCTATAAATCAAACCCATCTCACCACCTGATCCATCACCGTTTTATTATTTCTGCAACCAACAGCCGATCAACTAGCAGAGGCACTGCGAGCTCGCCAGGCTTCCAGAGCGTACAAGGCGACCGATCGATCGATCGACCGACCGGCAAGCAATGGCGGCGACAGGGAGCCCTAAGGGCCTACGGTTCGCTGCAGCGTGCGGCGTTCTCAGCCGCTGCATCAAGGCGGCGGAGACGCGGCCGGCGGCCACGGTGGTCCTCCCCCTCATGCCTGGAGCGGAAGTGCCCGCGCAAGACGACCACGAGGCGGGTCCTGCGCCGGCGAACGCGCAGATGACCATCTTCTACGGCGGGCAGGTGCTGGTGCTGGACGAGGTCCCGGCTGACAGGGCGGCCGAGCTGCTCCGCGTCGCTGGTGTCTCAGGCACAGCGCGAGGGAACTGCGAGGCGGCGAATGGCGACCTGCCCATGGCGAGGAAGGCGTCGCTGCAGCGGTTCATGGCGAAGCGCAAGGGAAGGCTCGCCGCGCGCGCCGTCCCCTACAGCCGGCCCGACGGCGACGCGTCCTCCTGTAACCGTCTGTCACTTAGGCTCTGATTCGTGTTCAAGCGTAGAGGCTCACCAAGTGTACATGCTTAGCTGTTTTATTGGATCTCGCCAATAAACTGTATATTGCAAATACATATGATCATTGGCATTAAACTGAGTGTTCCCATGGGACTACTGTACTTGTTACGATCCCACTACACACAGATCAAAGGAACTACTGTCACAATGTCCAGGAACGGATTTCTCAACCACAGGAACAACTACACAGAGAGGCTGAATTCAAGTGAGATCCCCCTTGCCAGGGTACTTCGGTTCAGTTCTATGATCCACCTCACCAGTTCTGCTCGCTGGCTTATACAATTGTGGCCCAGCAGCGTGCATGTCAGGCCTGGGCTGCTTCGTCCCTTCTGATTAAGTATCGCTTGGAACATATTCAGtttcatcaaacacctctttcATCGGTCGTCGTTTTCCCTTAGCTTGTTCCACTTTAGTGTCCTTGCTATGGAATGTGCGTGTTGTTGCATCTGGGTTGTTACACTACTGCATTGCAGTATAAAGCTTTGTGAAAAGGCATGTGAAAAATTCAAGTTTTTTCTTCTGAAAACCTTAGATCCTTCATTCAAACTAGTGGCTGGGGCGCGCCCTGGGTACGTCTCTTGAGGCGTGACTGTGCGTACTTGTCATGTTGTTGGACTTGTTAACGTGTTTATACAACCCTGATGGGTGCCATTTACTTAAATCAGAATACAATAAAAGGAGCGGCAATCCTTCAAAAGAGAATACATGCAGTAGAATTGCAACAACATATATTTTAGTTATAAAGCATGGCAAGCCAGCAGGTCTATATTAACAGATAGCTCTAGTAAACACATAGAAATGTGCAGATCCTAATCAGTTTTTATAAAGCTAGATTTCCATTACGTAAACTTGTTAAATTATTCCAGTAGTTGGAGGGACAAATATCTAAATATCCATCACAACACCAGAAAACATGAATTTCAAAAGAGTAAGCCTTGCCAACATACGTCTATGCAAGGCAAACAGGAAGACCAACAAAATGGAGCATTCTTATCTTGGAGATATAACTTTTATTCAATGGAAAAGATGTAATGCCCATTCGTCGAGATGCATTAGCTATATCTGAGATACATAGAGGAGTTGGGTATCTATTCTGATATCATAGCTACAACATAATTGGTTGTACTCATTTGTTCTGAAAATTGAAAGATCCTATAGTGGAAGTAACAAGATCCAGCATTAGTGGGCACTTACGCAACTGGACGCTTCTTTGTTGTTGCCTATTGCCCAAGATAACCTTGGAGGCCGCAAACAAGTTAGGCTCGCAAACCAGTACCTTGCGGAACAACGAGCCCTTGCAAACCTTGGCATTTTAGATTGAGTTGCTCAGCACACACACAACACATAGAAGTATCAATTAGTAGTCGGCAAATTTACTATTGTGCTAGGCACATCCAAACAGGAAAAGATTATAGAACAAAAGTCATAACTGAAAGTACAAGAAAAACATCTCTCTCAACTTCTCTTGTAAAAGTCATAACGGCGCTGGGTACATGCAAAAGGTCATGGAACATCAAAACTATGCTTGAAAGTAGGGACACTAGATGGAATTGTGAAAGGTCAAAGAATAATCCCGCATGGCGGAGAAGCTGAAGGCAACGTCCTTGTCATAGTCCAGCCGCTCTCTTATGGCGTTGTGGATGGACTACAGCACAATACGCGGTCGGCATCGCCAGTGGGACGCGCCTGCTCATCTATGGTGATTTGTTGATATGGACAGGGCAAAAGACAGAGAAGTCCAGAGTTTATTTTGAGGTGAAACTTAAGATATGGCAAATCCATACCAACAGATTAATTCTTTATGTGTAATTTGTACCTCTGTAGCTCACTTCACCAAGCATCATTGAAATGGTCCTGTGGTAGGTAATTTGCATCGATATTGGTCATTCATATTTCATCTATGATCCATAAACAGTAAAAAAGTTCAACTTCAAGATGAAAAACACAATAGCATGGGCCTGAAATTGAAAGATGGGACTTGCAATAGTATATCGCTTCCCACTGGTGTCACCTATGATCTGTAAACAGTCAAAAAAGAAGTTCAACTTCAAGATGAAAACACAATAGCATGAGCCTCAAATTGCAAGATGGGACTTGTTACAACACTATAGCGCATCCCACTTGTGGTACTGCTTTCCTTTTATTGTAAACGACCTAATTTCCAAACAAAAACGACTCTGACTGACTACATTTAACAACAAAGAAGATCTATTAAGTGCTTAGGTCTAAGTAGAAGGTATTCAGATCTGAAAGCTGAAAATCCAACACCTCATGAAAATTAGACGAAAATGTTTTTATCTTTGACTATTCCTTAAATCAAGCTTTCAAACTGCTATATTTTCTATTCTGGACTTCAAGTGGTTGGTAAGaaatgctactccctccgttccaaaatagatgacccaactttgtactaactttgtactatagttagtacaaagttgagtcatctattttggaacggagggagtacatattaaAACTTATAGAACTCAATCTTCCATCAGATGTGTATAAACTTTGAAATCCCTAAAGGTTAAAGATGCTAGCAAGAAACTAATACACGGCAACAGGATAACTAATGATAACACATTCAAGAATGGCACGGACCTGGGTACTTCTTTCCTTGTGGTCCATCTCCCATCACCTCATATTGAGCAATCTAAACACCTACATGTTGTCTTGAAGAAGCTTACAGCATAATGTGGCAATCAGCAATGCATATTTTGGGCTCACATAGCTAGCAAAAATACCAACAGCAGCAGGAGATCAACGAAAATAGCAACCTTACACATCACACCTCTCTTTATATATGCATTAGCATCACATACCTGCTGGAGCATCGCACATCTTGGGCTCACATATCTAACAAAATATTCTCGTCTACTGAAGCTCGCCTAAATCTCTCTCAACTTCCCTCTCTATCTTTATCACATAGCCGCCCCAACTGTAGTTGCCCTACTCCGTCTCTTCTACATCTGTCCTGCATCGCCTCCTGTCCACGCCCACCCAGCGCCTCCTTTCACATGTACCCAGCGCCGTAATATAGGTCATTAGAATAGGCATGCAAGCATGGACTTATGAAAACAGGAGAAGAGCAAGGCCATGTAAATAATGAGAGGTTCACAGATTTTTGAGCGAAAGTTGTGTTCAGGGTGAAACAATTTAATTGGGAAATAGAGATGATAGCATGTCCTAGCTTGAATCATGTGTATGCCTTCTAGGAATTCGGCTTTATAAGAAGAGAGAGTGTGGGGCAGAACAGGCGAGAGACATGGGCAAATCGCACTTTGAAACAGTGTGATTCGAGCTGACACTCTGTTTTGCCGCCGTGCAAGACAACGACCACATGCAGCAGCATGACCCGCAGCAGGATCGATGTAGCTCATACCGTGTGCACCCTACAATAATACTGATGAAGGAAACCATGGCATTATTATGTAACAACATCAGTAGCACGATACGACATGAAGGCTAAGAACAGAAAAAAAATATGGAAGGAAGAGAGAATCGTACCTGAAGCGCAAACGCGACCCAGCTGCAAAAACCAATTACCAATGAGTAGCAACAACAGAACGACCACCAGAAACTCTGATGAACAAATCATAATTTTAAACCGATGCAACAAAACACGAACAGACAAATACAATTGCGGAACAATAACACAAACAAGTGGAGAGCATCAATCGAGGGATAGATAAATGCACCAAAAGAAAATGAATCAAGCGCTGATATGCATATACAAAGACAGATCATTTGATTGCATTTGATAAGCATTTGATTTCCATTTGATAAGCGCTGGTATGCGATGATATGCAGAGTGAATTGGAGCCATGCAATTAAATGAATAAAACATGCAATGCAGTTCCTGAATCCTGATTAGTAAATTGTGTTGGCAGTTTTGAGCATTTGACTCTCATTTGTCTGGCTCTTATATAGGACCATACAAACTTGGGTATGAGCAGTGGTGTGTGTGACACCACATGTTTTACCTCGTCCTGTGCAAAGCCTGGGGCTTCCAATTCAGTTAGCAACTCTTTAGCCTTCTCAAACAAACTACCTTTAGAATATACCTTCAACAAAGTGGTAAGTATAACATGCAAAGGCAATTTAATGAGAAGTTAGATTGACATCCGTAGCAGCACCATTTTCTTGAACATCCAAAGATAATTTTTGAAATGTATAGAAGTTTAATTGCAGTAGTACATCATTCAAACAGAGAATTACATAGTAGTTACTCCCTCCAGTTCAAAAAAATCTGTCATTTTGGACATAATTTTAACGAGTATTTGGAACATAGGAACATAAAAAAGTCGGGAAGAGTGCATATGTGTGGGCACCGGAAATGACGCCGGAAATGCAGCGGCCTCCAGATCCACCGCCGCCGGTACTGGTGACCGCGGTTCTGCCGCCGGCGGCGCTGGCAATCCAGGGGGGGCCGGTTCCTTCGTCGCCGGTCCTGGAGACCTTggttccgccgccgccggcgctggCAGTTCGGAGGGGGCCGGCCGGATCGGAGGATGATGCGGTGATTCAGGCTGATTCTCTCTTGGTCCCTATCAGATGGAGGATCAAATTCAGCGATGACCACAAGATTGGATCGGGTAGAGATGGGTTCCTCTACTACCATGCGGCATCTAGATGGACGACAGTTCGAGATCGAGATCATGACATTCTCGCGGGACGCTATCTGGATGTGGATGAACAGATCCAAGCAGGTGCGTGTTTTGCTATTGATGATTTTCAAATTGTCGTTCGTGAGTGTGTGCAGGAGAGTTCGCTTGTGGAGGAATCGATTGAATTAGTCGATCTCGCGTCGGACTCCGAGAATGCAGCTCCTAAGCCTAACATCGGAGGACGATTTTGGGTGCTTGCGGATGATACCGATGCGGACGAAGAAGGTGAGGGCGGATGCATTTTGTCTGACGAGACCGAGCCCAACGCGATCATTTCGGGCATGGTACGGGATCCGTCTAAGGGTCTATAGGTCAAGAAGGCTCTCGATCAGATAACGGAGGGACACGGTAAATCCTCGTCGACGAAGATCAAGCCGTGGAAAGGACCTATTCCCAAGGTATTTTTACCGCCTCATACTTTGTCGGATTATTTTTCTTCGGATGGTTGGACGAGAGTTTCGCGGAAGAAAAAGAAGCATGGTGTGGTAGCTTCTAAACAACAGCTGGGACGGAAGGCTGCTCACCGGACGAGCTCTCGATCGGCGCCGGAGGTGACCGCGGCTGCGGCGCAGCCGGTCACGGCGATCCAGATCAGAGACGCTCGAAAGGAGCGTTTGAAATTTTTGCTGGGCCAAGTCGGGCCGCAAGATGTTGGGCCGTGTGGTATGAGTGGGCCGAGTTCCGGTGGGTATGAGGCCCAGCCAGAGCCGAGTCCAACTACTACGATCGAGGGGGGCGCATGCACGCTACGTTCGTCGTCTCCCACCCCTTCGCTGCGCAGTCCTAGGGTTTCGTTGCGACGAGCGCCGCATCGCCGTTTGCTGGGGCCGGGCCGGGCTCGCCGCATCCTTCCTCTCTGCGCGATGGCCGCTCCTGGTGGTGCGCCTCCTCCGGGTAAGAGGCCGCCTGCTCCTGGCGGTGCGCCCCCTCCGCTCAAGAGGCCGCCGGCACCTAGCGGGTCTGCGAGGGCTGTTGTGCCGCCGCAGCCGGGCCAAGGAGGTGGCCGGGGTGtgtcgccggcgccggcgcctggGCCTGGGCGGGGCGGAGTGGTGCCCCCCAAGGTTGTGGCGGGACGCGGGGCAGGGGCTTTGGTGTGGCGCCCGCCGGGAAGTCGCCGGTTCCCATCTTGTCGGCGGGCGGGCGAGGCGGGCCGGCGTCCGATCCCCGGCCGATGGCCGCCAACGGGGCTTTGACCGCTGCGGGCCGGGGGGCTCCTCCCCCGAAGGCGCCGGTGTCGTCGGTTCCGCTGCCCAGGCCGGCCCCTCCTCCCCACGTCGTTGCTCGCCCATCTCCGCCGCCGCAGAACGGTGGTGGCTCTGTGGTTGTGCCCCGGGGTCAATGGGGGGATGACGGCTACGATGTCTACGGGAATGGACAACACGCGGCTCTTCGTCAACGGGTGGAGGTCGAGGTTACGCTTGGCAAAGCGATGGTAC
This sequence is a window from Aegilops tauschii subsp. strangulata cultivar AL8/78 chromosome 7, Aet v6.0, whole genome shotgun sequence. Protein-coding genes within it:
- the LOC109777437 gene encoding protein TIFY 11e, giving the protein MAATGSPKGLRFAAACGVLSRCIKAAETRPAATVVLPLMPGAEVPAQDDHEAGPAPANAQMTIFYGGQVLVLDEVPADRAAELLRVAGVSGTARGNCEAANGDLPMARKASLQRFMAKRKGRLAARAVPYSRPDGDASSCNRLSLRL